A genomic window from Chloroflexota bacterium includes:
- a CDS encoding response regulator transcription factor, translating to MTESRLQRSILIVDDEWDSKVVRSVRKRLDEEGWRTNVVVPFDFIVSGDDFEAEALYAIEEDRPDGVVLDVRFGEHGSDRFKGLAILQKIVEHHPQLPVLMFTQYWKGPDREIAVRGTLKWDAQVDFIDKFASPEEVVMRLRRLMGTTPDTIRIGDRISIDNANEVVYVHDEDSATPVTELHGLRFDILQELASTWYSSPGEVVPFAKLMRYTEGEDPRASIRVRIREIKVAIGNAMGVRFGASDLIINVRDRGYRLAPPE from the coding sequence ATGACAGAGTCAAGACTTCAGCGTAGCATCCTCATCGTGGATGATGAGTGGGACTCCAAAGTCGTGCGCAGCGTCCGCAAGCGCTTGGACGAGGAGGGCTGGCGCACTAATGTCGTCGTGCCATTCGACTTTATCGTGTCAGGTGACGACTTCGAGGCGGAAGCGCTCTACGCCATTGAAGAAGACCGACCGGACGGCGTCGTTCTGGACGTGCGTTTCGGCGAGCACGGCTCGGATAGGTTCAAGGGCTTGGCTATCTTGCAGAAGATAGTTGAGCATCACCCGCAATTGCCGGTGCTGATGTTCACGCAGTATTGGAAGGGGCCCGACAGGGAAATCGCTGTACGCGGCACGCTGAAGTGGGACGCGCAGGTGGACTTCATCGACAAGTTTGCAAGCCCGGAAGAGGTCGTCATGAGGCTGCGCCGTCTGATGGGCACGACGCCGGACACGATACGCATAGGCGACCGTATTTCCATCGACAACGCGAACGAGGTTGTGTATGTGCACGACGAGGACAGCGCCACGCCGGTAACGGAGCTACATGGCTTGCGCTTCGACATCCTGCAGGAACTCGCATCGACTTGGTATAGCAGCCCCGGTGAAGTCGTGCCGTTCGCCAAACTGATGCGATACACCGAAGGCGAAGATCCGCGCGCGTCTATCCGCGTGCGCATCCGCGAAATCAAGGTCGCTATCGGCAACGCGATGGGCGTGCGCTTCGGCGCGAGCGACCTCATCATCAATGTACGCGACAGGGGCTATCGCCTCGCGCCGCCCGAATGA
- a CDS encoding HAMP domain-containing histidine kinase — MYATGAIASRRPNDMLRHIPALAIAKFTGLLILAAAIACFVLAPIIGEALFASIWGVEPLTYVGAALLALGLAVLLFAFALPQALRRPSEQSQRDMQDWGSVTQQYFELFDHDLGRPLRRILGKERELRAYLRAAENGANGHIDIEEVTELLDEIEMQAPNFRLMMSNIRVLIQLEAPNASLEPQPVEVPEVVRRIIDRYNLVAGEANKSISWWAEPPEFGIVYSDSAAIEHIVTNLVDNAVRFADSQVHVWLTREDDRFSIHVWDDGEGVSAHYRPHVFDRGWTPAVARREEKTSSGLGLYIAYTLSIGYGGDLTIESDTSSGSDDHTTFVLTLPSHQPASVSATAGEIS, encoded by the coding sequence ATGTACGCGACAGGGGCTATCGCCTCGCGCCGCCCGAATGACATGCTGCGCCACATCCCAGCACTAGCAATAGCGAAGTTCACGGGGCTTCTGATTCTCGCCGCAGCAATCGCGTGCTTCGTGCTCGCCCCCATCATCGGCGAAGCGTTGTTCGCCAGCATATGGGGCGTGGAGCCGCTCACCTACGTCGGGGCGGCACTGCTCGCGCTCGGTTTGGCGGTCCTTCTGTTCGCCTTCGCACTGCCTCAGGCGTTGCGCCGCCCAAGCGAACAGTCCCAGCGCGACATGCAAGACTGGGGCAGCGTCACGCAACAGTACTTCGAGCTGTTCGACCACGATCTAGGCAGACCGCTCCGCCGCATACTGGGCAAGGAACGCGAGTTGCGAGCATACCTACGCGCAGCCGAGAACGGCGCGAACGGTCATATCGACATTGAGGAGGTAACCGAGCTGCTGGACGAGATAGAGATGCAAGCGCCCAATTTCCGCCTGATGATGTCCAACATCCGCGTTCTCATCCAGCTGGAAGCGCCCAACGCTTCGCTCGAGCCGCAGCCGGTCGAGGTGCCGGAAGTCGTGCGCCGCATCATAGACCGCTACAATCTCGTCGCAGGCGAGGCGAACAAGAGCATAAGTTGGTGGGCAGAGCCGCCCGAATTCGGCATCGTGTACTCGGACAGCGCGGCAATCGAGCATATCGTTACGAACCTCGTGGACAACGCCGTTCGATTCGCCGATTCGCAAGTCCATGTCTGGCTGACGCGAGAGGATGACCGCTTCAGCATCCATGTCTGGGACGACGGCGAAGGCGTGTCGGCACACTACCGCCCGCATGTATTCGATCGCGGCTGGACGCCCGCGGTCGCGCGCCGTGAGGAGAAGACAAGCTCCGGATTGGGGCTGTACATCGCGTACACGCTGTCTATCGGCTACGGTGGCGACTTGACCATCGAAAGCGATACATCTTCGGGGTCCGACGACCATACGACTTTCGTGCTGACCCTGCCATCTCATCAGCCTGCGTCCGTGAGTGCGACTGCCGGAGAGATTTCTTGA
- a CDS encoding deoxyguanosinetriphosphate triphosphohydrolase, with product MVGTQMALEGSVTQDDGISHKAKGRSSVRLRLEARERYLSPFAAQSSQSAGRAIPEPPSDVRTEYQRDRDRILHCKAFRRLKHKTQVFIAPLGDHYVTRLTHTLEVSQIARTIARALNLNEDLAEAIGLGHDLGHTPFGHIGEDELDKLLPGGFRHNQQSLNIVERVERDGHGLNLTHEVRQGILRHSKPRGDFIAALDEDLTLEAQVVRISDAVAYLNHDLADAFRAGIISPADLPASVAATLGKHHSQRIDTVVCDIIEHSWDATGMSCDSTIDDDAYDSGTDADAVDRNAAIASVNGSLPKHAESITSPNPNRPAITMGEEVRGAFMELREFMFNTVYLPTDDTPEGYAARRIVRFLHGYFSELNHKIPPEYAQRSRSPEEAVVDYVSGMTDNYAIRLAEKLSPGIAKTFSERLL from the coding sequence TTGGTTGGTACGCAAATGGCATTAGAGGGCAGCGTCACGCAAGATGACGGTATTTCGCATAAAGCGAAGGGGCGATCCAGCGTCCGTCTGCGACTCGAAGCGCGCGAGCGATACCTGTCCCCGTTTGCGGCGCAGTCCAGCCAATCAGCCGGACGCGCCATCCCCGAGCCTCCATCCGATGTCCGCACCGAATACCAGCGCGACCGAGACCGCATCCTCCACTGCAAGGCGTTCCGCAGGCTCAAGCATAAGACGCAAGTCTTCATCGCGCCATTGGGCGACCACTATGTTACCCGCCTTACCCACACTCTTGAAGTCAGCCAGATTGCGCGCACCATTGCGCGCGCGCTCAATCTCAACGAAGACCTCGCCGAAGCGATAGGGCTTGGGCACGACCTTGGGCACACACCGTTTGGGCATATCGGTGAAGACGAGCTGGACAAGCTTCTGCCCGGTGGCTTCCGACACAACCAGCAAAGTCTTAACATCGTGGAGCGTGTAGAACGAGACGGGCACGGGCTTAACCTTACGCACGAAGTCCGACAAGGCATTCTCAGGCATTCCAAGCCGCGCGGCGATTTTATAGCGGCGCTCGACGAAGACCTCACGCTCGAAGCGCAAGTCGTGCGAATCTCCGATGCCGTTGCCTATCTCAACCACGATCTCGCCGACGCTTTCCGCGCAGGCATCATTTCTCCCGCCGACCTTCCCGCATCCGTAGCCGCCACACTCGGCAAGCACCACTCCCAGCGCATCGACACCGTCGTATGCGACATCATCGAACATTCTTGGGACGCCACGGGGATGTCATGCGACTCAACTATAGACGACGACGCATACGACAGTGGCACAGATGCGGACGCCGTTGATAGAAATGCCGCAATTGCCAGTGTAAATGGATCGCTGCCCAAGCACGCGGAGAGCATTACTTCCCCAAACCCCAATAGACCAGCCATCACCATGGGCGAAGAAGTGCGCGGCGCGTTTATGGAACTGCGCGAGTTTATGTTCAACACGGTGTATCTGCCCACTGACGACACGCCGGAGGGCTATGCCGCGCGGCGTATCGTGCGCTTTTTGCACGGCTATTTCAGCGAACTCAATCACAAAATCCCGCCGGAATACGCACAGCGCAGCCGCTCGCCGGAAGAAGCGGTTGTGGACTATGTGTCCGGCATGACCGACAACTACGCCATACGGCTCGCCGAGAAGCTGTCGCCCGGCATCGCCAAGACATTCTCCGAAAGATTGCTATAA
- a CDS encoding DNA primase, with product MTVVDDIRARLDIVDVVSGYVTLQKAGRNFKAPCPFHAERTPSFVVNPERQSWHCFGACSTGGDAFSFVMRHQNVEFPEALRILAQRAGVELSPNSKQENDHRSKLHRVNQLATTWYQERLRAPEGAAAMEYLKRRGVNAQMIDAFQLGYSPDSWDGLKNYLNGFGVPEQFAVESGLIYRNDESGRAWDFFRDRLMFPIHDRQGKVSGFGGRQLSEPPPDAPGYNPKYINTSSTPIFDKRSMLYGIHRAKDAIRESNTGIVVEGYMDVIAAHQHGYHNVVASMGTALTENQVAQLKSLATNFVLALDPDNAGQEATLRSLESSWQVIGVQSASRGRSHSVMQQREAITLSIAALPEGKDPDELIRHDPAEWERLTTEAPPLMSYLIPAIAARFDTGTGQGKSQVVEAIYPLIAATQNPFDQQRYMQDLADTLGITLDALKAGLPRTMQASARQQRRQYDAQSAQPARSSSQQQITASALDSNRENTREDYMLGLLLNFPQLREYLDEFSSEYLSSSANREIFARWQLCADIVELQDALDDTLLAHMQSLLAADIAPSDGPRSERARDALRQCLQSLKRRHLLELQQTLLATIDNATPPPRELAAQITSLNEGIRATEIR from the coding sequence ATGACAGTTGTTGACGACATACGCGCCCGATTGGACATCGTTGATGTGGTGTCCGGCTATGTCACGCTGCAGAAGGCGGGCCGAAACTTCAAGGCGCCCTGCCCGTTTCATGCCGAGAGGACGCCGTCTTTCGTGGTCAATCCGGAGAGGCAGAGTTGGCATTGCTTTGGGGCGTGCTCCACAGGGGGAGACGCCTTTTCGTTTGTTATGCGGCATCAGAATGTCGAGTTTCCTGAGGCATTGCGCATCCTCGCGCAGCGCGCAGGCGTCGAACTCTCGCCGAATAGCAAGCAGGAGAACGACCATCGCAGCAAACTCCACCGCGTCAACCAGCTCGCGACAACATGGTATCAGGAACGGTTACGCGCTCCTGAAGGCGCGGCGGCGATGGAATATCTGAAGCGACGCGGCGTCAACGCGCAGATGATCGATGCCTTCCAACTCGGCTACTCGCCCGACAGCTGGGACGGGCTGAAGAATTACTTGAACGGCTTTGGAGTACCGGAGCAGTTCGCCGTCGAATCAGGACTTATCTACCGCAATGACGAATCGGGAAGGGCATGGGACTTTTTCCGCGACAGGCTGATGTTCCCGATTCACGACAGGCAGGGCAAAGTCAGCGGCTTTGGCGGACGCCAGCTCAGCGAGCCGCCGCCGGACGCGCCCGGCTACAATCCGAAATACATCAATACTTCCAGCACGCCCATATTCGACAAACGCAGCATGCTCTACGGCATCCACCGCGCGAAGGACGCGATCCGCGAGTCCAACACCGGCATCGTCGTCGAAGGCTATATGGATGTCATCGCCGCCCACCAGCACGGCTATCACAATGTCGTCGCGTCTATGGGTACCGCGCTCACGGAAAATCAGGTCGCTCAGCTGAAATCGCTGGCGACCAATTTTGTGCTCGCGCTAGACCCGGACAACGCCGGGCAGGAAGCAACACTGCGCAGTCTCGAATCGTCGTGGCAGGTGATAGGCGTGCAGTCCGCGTCGCGTGGCAGGTCGCACAGCGTCATGCAGCAGCGCGAAGCCATCACCCTGAGCATAGCCGCGTTGCCTGAAGGCAAAGACCCGGACGAGCTGATCCGCCATGATCCCGCAGAGTGGGAGCGCCTGACAACTGAAGCGCCGCCGCTGATGAGTTACCTCATACCGGCGATTGCGGCACGCTTCGACACCGGCACAGGGCAGGGCAAGAGTCAAGTCGTCGAGGCGATATACCCGCTCATCGCGGCAACGCAGAACCCGTTTGACCAGCAGCGCTATATGCAAGATCTCGCGGACACGCTCGGCATCACGCTTGACGCGCTGAAAGCCGGTCTGCCGCGAACGATGCAGGCAAGCGCCCGTCAGCAGCGCCGCCAATACGACGCACAATCCGCACAGCCCGCACGATCGTCAAGTCAGCAGCAAATCACTGCATCTGCGTTAGACAGCAACCGCGAGAACACCCGCGAAGACTATATGCTAGGCTTGCTGCTGAACTTCCCGCAGCTGCGCGAATATCTGGACGAATTCTCGTCCGAGTACCTCAGCAGCAGCGCGAACCGCGAGATATTCGCGCGATGGCAGTTGTGCGCGGACATCGTCGAACTGCAGGACGCGCTGGACGACACGCTGCTGGCGCACATGCAGTCGCTGCTGGCAGCGGACATCGCGCCTTCCGACGGCCCTCGTTCCGAACGCGCGCGAGACGCATTGCGCCAGTGTCTGCAAAGTCTTAAGCGGCGGCACCTGCTCGAACTTCAGCAGACGCTGCTAGCCACCATCGACAACGCGACACCGCCACCGCGCGAACTCGCGGCGCAAATCACCAGCCTGAACGAGGGCATACGGGCGACCGAAATACGATGA
- a CDS encoding DUF362 domain-containing protein codes for MTTLTQPKPAPQPDAARTTPTVAVVHTTPETVLDDIGAAMRLAGYERALPKDYATLLKINISWQHYYPACSTAPWQLDGAIRALRADGYDRLIPAHNGTVVVDAKEGAVRNKHKTVERLHDLDALYLEDANWVDFQPQDRMLALDRIYPNGFQIPADFIGKNVLHLPTMKTHVFTTITGAMKNAFGGLLNHNRHWTHSAIHETLVDLLQIQRQIHPGIFAVTDGTFAGDGPGPRAMRWHAKNVILASADQVAIDAVSAKMMGFDPLGIEFIRLAHEKGLGCGDMREIEIVGADISSVDWGFSSGENTLFSSGQKSVYWGPFKPLENAIARSPLVNLAIAASNLYHNGYWLPLIGKKRVEAAMRTEWGRLFQSY; via the coding sequence ATGACAACCCTAACACAACCTAAGCCAGCGCCACAGCCGGACGCAGCACGCACAACGCCCACAGTCGCGGTGGTGCATACGACACCTGAGACTGTGCTAGACGACATCGGCGCAGCGATGCGGCTCGCGGGCTACGAGCGGGCACTGCCCAAAGACTACGCCACGCTGCTGAAAATCAATATATCTTGGCAGCACTACTACCCGGCTTGCTCCACGGCACCTTGGCAGTTGGACGGCGCAATACGCGCGCTGAGAGCCGATGGATACGACCGCCTGATTCCGGCGCACAACGGCACGGTGGTCGTGGACGCGAAAGAAGGCGCGGTCAGGAACAAGCACAAGACCGTCGAGCGGCTGCACGACTTGGACGCGCTGTATCTCGAAGACGCGAACTGGGTCGATTTTCAGCCGCAGGATAGAATGCTCGCGCTCGACCGCATCTATCCGAACGGCTTTCAGATTCCGGCGGACTTCATCGGCAAGAACGTGCTGCACCTGCCCACGATGAAGACGCATGTGTTCACGACCATTACCGGAGCGATGAAGAACGCATTCGGCGGGCTGCTGAACCACAATCGCCACTGGACGCACTCCGCTATTCACGAGACGCTGGTTGACCTGCTGCAGATACAGAGGCAGATTCACCCGGGCATTTTCGCCGTGACCGACGGCACATTCGCCGGCGACGGCCCTGGTCCCAGAGCGATGCGGTGGCACGCGAAGAATGTGATACTCGCGAGCGCGGATCAGGTCGCTATCGACGCCGTTTCCGCCAAGATGATGGGCTTTGATCCACTCGGCATTGAGTTCATACGGCTGGCGCACGAAAAAGGGCTGGGATGCGGCGATATGCGCGAGATCGAGATCGTGGGCGCGGACATATCGAGCGTGGACTGGGGATTCAGCAGCGGCGAAAACACGCTCTTCAGCAGCGGCCAGAAGTCGGTCTATTGGGGACCGTTCAAGCCTCTGGAGAACGCCATAGCGCGCTCGCCGCTCGTCAACCTAGCCATCGCCGCCTCCAACCTGTACCACAACGGCTACTGGCTGCCCCTAATCGGCAAAAAGCGAGTTGAAGCCGCGATGCGGACGGAGTGGGGCAGGCTGTTCCAGAGTTACTAG
- a CDS encoding aminotransferase class V-fold PLP-dependent enzyme: MADSNWAEIYKELGATPIINAIGSVTMLGGSTPAPEVREAMDKADAAYIPLMDLQERAGQAIADMVDVPAAYITSGAGSALTLATAALMAGDDDDKIQQLPDTTGMKNEILIQRRQRYMQHYWYDRCLELAGAKLVDFGSDEQTTREDLENAIGPNTAGVHYYAVEQSPDPQALSLEDTIEIAHAHGVPVTVDAAGQIYPLENFGKYVRMGADFQCIAAKYMGAPQSVGLALGTEDMIRKLSYQAFASYEGRRVRGVGRPQKIDRQEMIGAVAATRRWMTMNHEERLAITESRTQTIIDALQGIDGVSAVMLDNIIGHQPFGLDLRVDPAVTGMTVQEVVDKLKAGDPPIWTRVRDWEDCITIHTFGLNEGEEHVVGERIAALFNK, from the coding sequence ATGGCAGATTCCAACTGGGCAGAGATTTACAAGGAACTGGGCGCAACGCCGATAATCAACGCCATTGGCAGCGTTACGATGCTGGGCGGCTCAACGCCCGCGCCGGAAGTGCGCGAGGCGATGGACAAGGCGGATGCAGCATACATCCCGCTGATGGACTTGCAGGAGCGCGCGGGACAGGCGATTGCCGACATGGTGGATGTGCCAGCCGCGTACATCACATCGGGCGCGGGCTCCGCGCTCACGCTCGCCACGGCTGCGCTGATGGCGGGCGACGACGACGACAAGATTCAGCAGCTGCCCGACACCACCGGCATGAAGAACGAAATCCTCATCCAGCGGCGGCAGCGATATATGCAGCACTACTGGTACGACCGCTGTCTTGAACTCGCCGGCGCGAAACTTGTGGACTTCGGCTCTGATGAGCAGACGACGCGCGAAGATTTGGAGAACGCCATTGGACCCAACACTGCGGGCGTGCATTACTATGCCGTCGAGCAGTCGCCGGACCCGCAGGCGTTGTCTTTGGAAGACACCATCGAGATAGCGCACGCGCACGGCGTGCCGGTAACCGTGGACGCGGCGGGGCAGATATACCCGCTGGAAAACTTCGGCAAATATGTGCGGATGGGCGCCGACTTCCAGTGCATCGCGGCAAAGTACATGGGCGCGCCGCAGTCTGTCGGGCTTGCGCTCGGCACTGAGGACATGATTCGCAAACTCAGCTATCAGGCATTCGCCTCTTACGAGGGCAGGCGAGTGCGCGGCGTGGGCAGGCCGCAGAAGATTGACCGCCAGGAGATGATTGGCGCGGTCGCCGCCACGCGCCGCTGGATGACAATGAACCACGAAGAGCGTCTCGCCATCACCGAGAGCAGGACGCAGACCATAATCGACGCTCTGCAAGGCATCGACGGCGTGAGTGCGGTGATGCTGGACAACATCATCGGCCATCAGCCGTTCGGACTAGACCTGCGCGTTGACCCAGCCGTAACCGGCATGACCGTGCAGGAAGTCGTGGACAAGCTAAAGGCAGGCGACCCGCCGATATGGACGCGCGTCCGAGACTGGGAAGACTGCATCACCATTCACACCTTCGGCCTAAACGAAGGCGAAGAGCATGTGGTCGGAGAGAGGATAGCTGCGCTGTTCAACAAGTAG
- a CDS encoding Uma2 family endonuclease, which translates to MVSKTQTRLTAQDYFDLPESDERYELINGELCMAPTPIPEHQIFLYYFTKVFEEFITRHNLGRVIMSPQDVLLADDVVLQPDMMFISNARLSIIKWGKCIQGAPDLVVEVLSPSTTRHDRTVKRELYAGHGVREYWIADIVARTIEVHVAQGGEFLPAVVYGEGDVVKSPLLPDLEIDVSGVFESARL; encoded by the coding sequence ATGGTTTCAAAGACGCAGACACGCTTGACCGCCCAAGACTACTTCGACCTGCCGGAGTCCGACGAACGGTACGAACTCATAAACGGGGAGCTTTGCATGGCGCCAACGCCTATCCCAGAGCATCAGATTTTTCTGTATTACTTCACCAAAGTATTTGAAGAGTTCATCACGAGGCACAACCTAGGAAGGGTCATTATGTCGCCTCAGGATGTTCTGCTCGCTGACGATGTCGTGCTTCAGCCGGACATGATGTTCATTTCCAACGCGCGATTGAGCATAATCAAATGGGGAAAGTGCATCCAAGGCGCCCCCGATCTGGTGGTCGAGGTCTTGTCGCCGTCAACCACGCGGCATGACCGCACAGTGAAGCGAGAACTGTATGCAGGGCACGGCGTGCGCGAGTATTGGATAGCCGATATAGTCGCGAGAACGATAGAAGTCCATGTCGCGCAAGGCGGGGAATTTCTTCCTGCGGTAGTGTACGGCGAGGGCGATGTTGTGAAGTCGCCGCTGCTGCCAGACTTAGAAATCGATGTATCCGGCGTATTTGAGAGCGCAAGATTGTAG
- a CDS encoding glutamate-5-semialdehyde dehydrogenase, with translation MQSTATIERTSGTASDELEVKGLVARKAARRLATISTEVKNAALHNVANGLKAREEEILAANELDIANGKARGLEDYFLDRLLLTPDRLEGLANDVRGVAALPDPIGEMIDMRNVPNGMSVGKRRVPLGVIGAIYESRPNVTIDISSLCLKSGNAIILRGGSDAINSNTALASLVKDSIADAGIPDDAVQVMETTDRAVVGQMLTAKGIIDLLIPRGSQALINRVASEATIPAITGGVGVCHTYVDCQADIDMALDIVNNAKVSRPSVCNALDTVLVHSAQAQSFLPALAKRWEDAGVEMRCDTRALSLLGSSAGLRAVHVTEEDWSTEHLSLTAGVRVVDSLDEALEHIEMYGSGHSEAIVTDDYAAAMRFLDEVDAGAVFVNASTRFNDGGQFGLGAEVAISTDKMHARGPMGLKELTSYKWTVLGSGHIRG, from the coding sequence ATGCAGAGTACAGCGACAATCGAACGAACATCCGGCACGGCGAGCGATGAACTCGAAGTCAAGGGACTAGTGGCTCGCAAGGCGGCGCGCAGGCTGGCGACCATCAGCACGGAAGTGAAAAACGCCGCGCTGCACAATGTAGCCAACGGCTTGAAGGCGCGCGAAGAAGAGATACTAGCCGCCAACGAACTAGACATCGCCAATGGCAAGGCTCGCGGGCTGGAGGACTATTTCCTTGACCGTTTGCTGCTCACGCCTGACCGCTTGGAAGGCTTGGCGAACGATGTGCGAGGCGTCGCCGCGCTGCCTGACCCGATTGGCGAGATGATCGACATGCGCAATGTGCCGAACGGTATGAGCGTTGGCAAGCGGCGCGTGCCGCTAGGCGTCATCGGCGCGATCTACGAGAGCCGGCCGAATGTAACCATCGACATCAGCTCCCTGTGCTTGAAGTCGGGCAACGCCATCATCCTGCGCGGCGGCAGCGACGCCATAAACTCCAACACCGCGCTCGCGTCGCTGGTCAAGGATTCAATAGCGGATGCAGGAATTCCGGACGACGCGGTGCAAGTGATGGAGACGACCGACCGTGCCGTCGTCGGGCAGATGCTTACGGCGAAGGGCATCATTGACTTGCTCATTCCGCGCGGCAGTCAGGCGCTCATCAACCGCGTGGCGTCAGAGGCGACGATTCCGGCGATAACCGGCGGCGTCGGCGTGTGCCACACATACGTTGACTGCCAAGCAGACATAGACATGGCGTTGGACATCGTGAACAACGCCAAAGTATCGCGCCCCTCTGTGTGCAATGCGCTGGACACCGTGTTGGTGCACTCGGCGCAGGCGCAGTCGTTCCTGCCCGCGCTTGCGAAGCGTTGGGAAGATGCCGGCGTCGAGATGCGCTGCGACACGCGCGCGCTCAGCCTGCTCGGGTCGTCCGCCGGTTTGCGCGCGGTGCATGTTACCGAAGAAGATTGGAGCACGGAGCATCTGTCGCTGACGGCAGGTGTGCGCGTGGTGGACTCGCTGGACGAGGCGCTGGAGCACATCGAGATGTACGGCTCCGGCCATTCCGAGGCAATCGTAACCGACGACTACGCAGCCGCAATGCGCTTCCTAGACGAAGTGGACGCCGGCGCGGTATTCGTGAACGCATCCACGCGCTTCAACGACGGCGGGCAGTTCGGGTTAGGCGCAGAAGTCGCCATCAGCACTGACAAAATGCACGCTCGAGGACCAATGGGTCTGAAAGAACTGACATCGTACAAATGGACAGTGCTGGGCAGCGGACATATCCGAGGATAG
- the proB gene encoding glutamate 5-kinase has product MQNSHDSTDTTIATANSKTAHRWKGCPDSSRVVIKAGTALLTGGGDNIDIEVMAALVGQIARLHARNSDVLLVSSGAVAAGRRVLGVSAEGGNLPLKQALAAVGQGHLMHTYEQLFSWQEIPIAQGLISQRDISDRLGYINIRNALMELSRRRVVPIINENDVVAIEELSGEVFGDNDRLSALVANLVDADLLIILGRVDGLFTADPNIDSNARMIPLVERVTQEEVERLGGPSLDALGRGGMRTKLQAAQLAASSGVDVFIANGKTPNIIERIVDGEHLGTFFPARRGRMESRKRWMLSGLSIKGEIGVDGGAARVLQRRHGSLLPAGIIAADGTFRRGDLVSIVNDNSVQIGMGITNYSAGEVAEIKGKHSRQIADILGVTYGDEVVHRNNMVIV; this is encoded by the coding sequence ATGCAGAACTCACACGATTCCACCGACACAACCATAGCCACAGCCAATTCAAAGACCGCCCACAGATGGAAGGGCTGCCCCGACAGCAGCCGTGTCGTCATCAAGGCGGGCACTGCGCTGCTGACCGGCGGCGGCGACAACATCGACATTGAAGTGATGGCGGCGCTAGTCGGACAGATTGCCCGGCTGCACGCTCGGAACAGCGATGTGCTGCTGGTGTCGTCGGGGGCGGTGGCAGCAGGACGGCGCGTGCTCGGTGTGTCCGCGGAGGGCGGCAATCTGCCGCTGAAGCAGGCGCTCGCCGCCGTCGGACAGGGACACCTGATGCACACCTACGAGCAGCTCTTCAGCTGGCAGGAAATCCCCATCGCGCAAGGGCTAATCTCGCAGCGCGACATATCCGACCGGCTGGGCTACATCAACATCCGCAACGCACTGATGGAACTCTCGCGGCGCAGGGTCGTGCCTATCATCAACGAGAACGATGTGGTCGCCATCGAAGAACTGTCCGGCGAGGTGTTCGGCGACAACGACAGGCTGTCCGCGCTCGTGGCGAATCTGGTCGATGCCGACCTGCTCATCATACTGGGCAGGGTTGATGGCTTATTCACTGCCGACCCGAATATCGATTCTAACGCGCGGATGATTCCGCTTGTTGAGCGAGTCACGCAGGAAGAGGTGGAACGGCTGGGAGGACCATCGCTCGACGCGCTGGGACGCGGCGGCATGCGCACGAAACTCCAGGCGGCGCAGCTCGCGGCGAGCTCCGGTGTCGATGTGTTCATCGCCAACGGCAAGACGCCGAACATCATTGAGCGCATAGTGGACGGGGAGCACCTCGGCACATTTTTCCCGGCGCGGCGCGGCAGGATGGAAAGCCGCAAGCGCTGGATGCTGAGCGGGCTGTCCATCAAGGGCGAAATCGGTGTCGATGGCGGCGCGGCGCGTGTATTGCAGCGGCGGCACGGCAGCCTGCTTCCGGCAGGTATCATAGCGGCGGACGGCACATTCCGACGCGGCGATCTCGTATCCATCGTAAACGACAACAGCGTGCAGATTGGCATGGGCATCACCAACTACAGCGCCGGCGAAGTCGCAGAAATAAAAGGCAAGCACTCACGACAAATAGCCGACATCCTAGGCGTCACCTACGGCGACGAAGTAGTCCACCGCAACAACATGGTTATTGTTTAG